The following are encoded together in the Acidovorax sp. KKS102 genome:
- a CDS encoding methyl-accepting chemotaxis protein, which translates to MNYLPATSGAPGGAAFSAAPADAEFSGAVPDAAAQSPAPARRRRTLSVGQKLATSFGILGFAVALLGATTWLTGQDTSRQATLLTTEQLPIERTVRDWKTQSVYIGQIALRATLSSDVFPLVAEMRNQIAAEDAMRKRIDEALTKASSSESARPLWAQAQAERQKYAVLRDALVQNALEAKIISQKELQEHAAALTQYLRSIDQLLAASEQSSLNAGDSMIADASRAQWISAVAVLVVVALSALFGWLLRRSIVLPLRQASEAAAVVARGDLTVRMQTQRTDEIGQLLTALDKMVESLHYVVTEVRDSGESIHVASSEVAAGNTDLSMRTEHAASNLQQTAASIAQLAQMVAANADSTRQANALALNATEVASKGGEVVNQVVKTMEEINASSKKIADIVGIIDGIAFQTNILALNAAVEAARAGEQGRGFAVVASEVRGLAGRSANAAREIKALISTSVDKVSDGARLVVTAGSTMGDIVQSVERVTTLMSEINEASSEQSTQIGQVSQAVDQLDHMTQQNAALVEQGAAAAQSLKDQANRLAGAMGRFQLTRAAA; encoded by the coding sequence ATGAACTATTTGCCCGCCACTTCCGGGGCGCCTGGCGGCGCCGCCTTCTCCGCCGCACCGGCCGACGCGGAGTTCAGCGGTGCCGTGCCAGACGCCGCTGCCCAGAGCCCAGCTCCTGCCCGGCGTCGCCGGACTCTGAGCGTGGGCCAGAAACTGGCGACCAGCTTTGGCATCCTGGGCTTTGCGGTGGCGCTGCTGGGGGCCACCACCTGGCTCACAGGGCAGGACACAAGCCGCCAGGCCACGTTGCTGACCACGGAGCAACTGCCCATTGAGCGCACCGTGCGTGACTGGAAAACTCAGTCGGTCTATATCGGCCAGATTGCGTTGCGCGCCACGTTGTCGTCCGATGTGTTCCCCTTGGTGGCCGAAATGCGCAACCAGATCGCCGCCGAAGACGCCATGCGCAAGCGCATTGATGAAGCGCTGACCAAGGCATCTTCCAGCGAGAGCGCGAGGCCCCTGTGGGCACAGGCCCAGGCCGAGCGCCAGAAATACGCCGTGTTGCGGGACGCGCTGGTGCAGAACGCCCTCGAAGCCAAGATCATCAGCCAGAAGGAGCTGCAGGAGCACGCCGCCGCGTTGACTCAATACCTGCGGTCCATTGACCAGTTGCTCGCAGCGTCGGAGCAGTCCTCCCTGAACGCGGGCGACAGCATGATTGCCGACGCGTCCCGTGCGCAATGGATCAGCGCCGTGGCGGTGCTGGTGGTGGTGGCGCTGTCGGCGCTGTTTGGCTGGCTGCTGCGGCGCTCCATTGTGTTGCCGCTGCGCCAGGCCTCCGAGGCTGCCGCTGTGGTGGCACGGGGCGACCTCACGGTGCGCATGCAAACCCAGCGCACCGACGAGATCGGCCAGCTGCTCACGGCGCTGGACAAGATGGTCGAGTCACTGCACTACGTGGTGACCGAGGTGCGTGACTCGGGCGAATCCATCCATGTGGCCAGCTCCGAAGTGGCCGCAGGCAACACCGACCTGAGCATGCGCACCGAGCACGCGGCCAGCAACCTGCAGCAGACGGCGGCCAGCATTGCCCAGCTGGCGCAGATGGTGGCCGCCAATGCCGACAGCACGCGCCAGGCCAATGCGCTGGCGCTCAATGCCACCGAGGTGGCCAGCAAGGGGGGCGAAGTGGTCAACCAGGTGGTCAAGACCATGGAAGAGATCAATGCCAGCAGCAAGAAGATCGCCGACATCGTGGGCATCATCGACGGCATTGCGTTCCAGACCAACATCCTCGCGCTCAATGCGGCCGTGGAGGCGGCGCGTGCGGGCGAGCAGGGGCGCGGCTTTGCCGTGGTGGCCAGCGAGGTACGCGGCCTGGCCGGGCGCAGCGCCAATGCGGCGCGCGAAATCAAGGCGCTGATCTCCACCAGCGTAGACAAGGTGAGTGATGGCGCCCGGCTGGTGGTGACCGCAGGTTCCACGATGGGTGACATCGTGCAAAGCGTGGAGCGTGTGACCACGCTGATGTCCGAGATCAACGAGGCCAGCAGCGAGCAGAGCACGCAGATCGGCCAGGTGAGCCAGGCGGTGGACCAGCTCGACCACATGACGCAGCAGAACGCCGCGCTGGTGGAGCAGGGCGCCGCAGCGGCCCAGAGCCTCAAGGACCAGGCCAACCGGCTGGCGGGTGCGATGGGGCGGTTTCAGCTCACGCGCGCAGCCGCATGA
- a CDS encoding helix-turn-helix domain-containing protein yields the protein MNYTHLSQSERYQIQCLRDVGLSITQTALRLGRHRSTIAREIRRNSDASTAYQAHNAHQQALSRQSGQTNAQRFDGAQWELVLSYLQLDLSPQQAAARLGLERRLRISHTCIYNRLRRMGQAAPRLRCGHCRRKAHRVRGNCAIAWVSHSAPPSWTSERAWGIGRATPSSRVRVGWQGW from the coding sequence ATGAACTACACCCATCTGAGCCAAAGCGAACGTTACCAAATCCAATGCCTGCGCGACGTGGGGCTGTCGATCACACAGACAGCCCTGCGCCTGGGGCGCCACCGCAGCACCATTGCCCGCGAGATCCGGCGCAACAGCGACGCCAGCACAGCCTACCAAGCCCACAACGCCCATCAACAGGCTCTCTCGCGCCAAAGCGGCCAGACCAACGCTCAGCGCTTTGACGGTGCCCAGTGGGAGCTGGTGCTGTCGTATCTGCAGCTGGACCTGTCGCCTCAGCAGGCAGCCGCCCGCCTGGGGCTGGAAAGGCGCCTGCGCATCAGCCACACCTGCATCTACAACCGGCTGCGCCGCATGGGACAAGCTGCACCGCGCCTGCGTTGCGGCCATTGCCGGCGCAAGGCACACAGGGTGCGGGGCAACTGCGCGATCGCGTGGGTATCGCACAGCGCCCCGCCATCGTGGACAAGCGAGCGCGCCTGGGGGATTGGGAGGGCGACACCATCGTCTCGGGTGCGGGTGGGCTGGCAGGGCTGGTGA
- a CDS encoding TRAP transporter substrate-binding protein, producing MKTLVLLAAFAVAPVLHAQTQWKLATGYRAESFHTRNLVQFAQDVERASAGALRIEVHANNALFKLNEIPQAVQEGKAQAGETIMTNLVRDIPIAGADAVPFVVRSYADARRMWDVQRPLIESHMASKGLKALYAVPWPPQGLFSINPVRSSADFKGTRMRTYNPGTVRIAELLGATPVDVPMVEVNQALSAGKLDSMITSALTGVENQVWGQIKQYYGINAWFPKNIVFVNQQAFDALPAPTRQAVTKAAAEAETRGWAMSAAVAEESVAELQRKGIKVDRAPADFDAELKRLGERFSREWVRSVGSEANQIFIPYYTQR from the coding sequence ATGAAGACCTTGGTGTTGTTGGCCGCGTTCGCCGTGGCCCCGGTGCTGCACGCTCAGACCCAGTGGAAGCTGGCCACGGGCTACCGCGCGGAGTCGTTTCATACCCGCAATCTCGTGCAGTTTGCGCAAGACGTGGAACGTGCCTCGGCAGGCGCGCTGCGCATCGAGGTCCATGCCAACAACGCCTTGTTCAAGCTGAACGAGATTCCCCAGGCCGTGCAGGAGGGCAAGGCCCAGGCGGGAGAGACCATCATGACCAACCTGGTGCGAGACATCCCCATCGCCGGGGCGGACGCCGTGCCCTTTGTGGTGCGCAGCTATGCCGACGCGCGGCGCATGTGGGACGTGCAGCGGCCGTTGATCGAGTCGCACATGGCCAGCAAGGGGCTCAAGGCGCTGTACGCAGTGCCCTGGCCGCCGCAGGGGCTGTTCTCGATCAACCCCGTGCGCTCGTCCGCCGACTTCAAGGGCACGCGCATGCGCACCTACAACCCCGGCACCGTGCGCATTGCCGAGCTGCTGGGCGCCACGCCCGTGGATGTGCCCATGGTGGAGGTGAACCAGGCCCTGTCGGCTGGCAAGCTCGACTCCATGATCACTTCGGCCCTCACGGGGGTCGAGAACCAGGTCTGGGGCCAGATCAAGCAGTACTACGGCATCAACGCCTGGTTTCCCAAGAACATCGTTTTTGTGAACCAGCAGGCTTTTGACGCACTGCCTGCACCCACACGCCAGGCGGTGACGAAGGCCGCCGCCGAGGCCGAGACGCGCGGCTGGGCCATGAGCGCTGCGGTGGCCGAAGAGTCGGTGGCCGAGCTGCAACGCAAGGGCATCAAGGTGGATCGTGCGCCAGCGGATTTTGATGCCGAACTCAAGCGCCTGGGCGAACGCTTCTCGCGCGAGTGGGTGCGCTCGGTGGGCAGCGAGGCCAACCAGATCTTCATCCCTTACTACACGCAGCGCTGA
- a CDS encoding SDR family oxidoreductase encodes MAYSIDLSGRVAFITGASSGLGAQFARTLARAGAGVVLASRRVEKLKELRARIEGEGGDAHVIELDVTDHDSIKSAVAHAETEMGSIDILVNNSGVSTTQRIQDVTPEDYDFIFDTNVKGAFFVAQEVGKRMLARSRGAAPGSFTGGRIINIASMAGLKVLPQIGAYCMSKAAVVQMTRAMALEWGRFGINVNAICPGYIDTEINHHHWQTEQGKKLMDMLPRKRVGQPQDLDALLVMLASDQSHFVNGAVIAADDGFAV; translated from the coding sequence ATGGCATACAGCATCGACTTGTCCGGCCGCGTGGCCTTCATCACGGGCGCCTCCAGCGGGCTGGGCGCACAGTTTGCCCGCACGCTGGCCCGCGCGGGCGCAGGCGTCGTGTTGGCCAGCCGCCGAGTGGAAAAGCTCAAGGAGTTGCGCGCTCGCATCGAAGGCGAGGGCGGTGACGCCCATGTGATCGAGCTGGACGTGACCGACCACGACTCCATCAAGTCCGCCGTGGCCCATGCCGAGACCGAAATGGGGTCGATTGACATCCTGGTGAACAACTCGGGCGTGAGCACCACGCAGCGCATCCAGGACGTGACGCCCGAGGATTACGACTTCATTTTCGACACCAACGTGAAGGGCGCCTTCTTTGTAGCGCAAGAGGTGGGCAAGCGCATGCTGGCCCGCTCGCGCGGCGCAGCGCCGGGCAGCTTCACGGGCGGGCGCATCATCAACATCGCGTCGATGGCGGGCCTGAAGGTGCTGCCGCAGATCGGCGCCTATTGCATGAGCAAGGCTGCCGTGGTGCAGATGACCCGGGCGATGGCCCTGGAGTGGGGCCGGTTCGGCATCAACGTGAACGCCATTTGCCCCGGCTACATCGACACGGAAATCAACCACCACCACTGGCAGACCGAGCAGGGCAAGAAGCTCATGGACATGCTGCCGCGCAAGCGCGTGGGCCAGCCGCAGGACCTGGACGCGCTGCTGGTCATGCTGGCCAGCGACCAAAGCCATTTTGTGAACGGGGCGGTGATCGCTGCCGATGACGGCTTCGCGGTCTGA
- a CDS encoding IS30 family transposase, whose amino-acid sequence MGIAQRPAIVDKRARLGDWEGDTIVSGAGGLAGLVTLTERRSRYTLAQRVQRRQAEPVGQAIIEMLRPHPKRRHTLTLDNGKEFADHRWVHRRLKTKVYFADPHSPWQRGLNENHNGLLRHYFPKGSDLGKASEQEVLQAVYRLNHRPRRCLGWKTPHEVFHGYKVTPLTLGTGALRC is encoded by the coding sequence GTGGGTATCGCACAGCGCCCCGCCATCGTGGACAAGCGAGCGCGCCTGGGGGATTGGGAGGGCGACACCATCGTCTCGGGTGCGGGTGGGCTGGCAGGGCTGGTGACCCTGACCGAGCGGCGCTCGCGCTACACACTGGCGCAGCGTGTGCAGCGGCGCCAGGCCGAGCCGGTGGGCCAGGCCATCATCGAAATGCTCAGGCCCCATCCCAAGCGCCGCCACACCCTGACGCTGGACAACGGCAAGGAGTTCGCCGATCACAGGTGGGTACATAGGCGTCTAAAGACGAAGGTGTACTTTGCTGACCCGCACAGCCCCTGGCAGCGAGGACTCAACGAGAACCACAATGGGCTGCTACGCCACTACTTCCCCAAGGGCAGCGATCTGGGCAAGGCCAGCGAGCAAGAGGTGCTCCAAGCCGTGTACCGGCTCAACCACCGACCCCGCAGATGCTTGGGCTGGAAGACTCCGCATGAGGTGTTCCACGGCTACAAAGTGACCCCACTTACACTGGGGACTGGTGCACTTCGTTGTTGA
- a CDS encoding electron transfer flavoprotein-ubiquinone oxidoreductase, with protein MTNEEILAQYGPRESMEYDVVVVGGGPGGLATAIRLKQLAAEKGQDVSVVVLEKGSEPGAHILSGAIMDPKALTELIPDWKKRGAPLNQPVTDDAYIFLSEKSGFRVPNMFLPPFAQNHGNYIISLGNLTKWLGEQAEALGVEIFPGFTAAEVLYNDNGSVKGVATGNMGIGKDGEPTENFQLGMELLGKYTVFAEGARGHLGKQLIAKFHLDKDRDPQSFGIGVKELWEIDPKKHQPGFVMHTAGWPMENDTYGGAFLYHLEGNKVALGFVTGLGYANPYLSPFEEFQRWKTHPNVRYYFENEKGEITAKRLSYGARAINASGINALPKTVFPGGALVGCNAGYLNVGRIKGSHAAIKTGMLAAEAAYDAVVAGRQHDELTAYPEAFEKSWLHTELNKDRNFKNWFKYGLTTATLMNGFEQFVLRGHIPWTLHRDKPDHAYLKPAAECKPIVYPKPDGKLTFDRLSSVFISNTNHEENQPAHLTLKDPSVPVNINLAKYAGPEARYCPAGVYEFVPDTTKGGDAQRLQINAQNCVHCKTCDIKDPTQNIVWVTPEGGGGPNYAGM; from the coding sequence ATGACCAACGAAGAAATCCTCGCCCAATACGGCCCCCGCGAATCCATGGAATACGACGTGGTGGTCGTTGGCGGCGGCCCTGGCGGCCTTGCCACTGCGATCCGCCTGAAGCAACTCGCGGCCGAAAAAGGCCAGGACGTCTCGGTGGTGGTGCTGGAAAAAGGCTCCGAGCCCGGTGCGCACATCCTGTCGGGCGCCATCATGGACCCCAAGGCCCTGACCGAGCTGATCCCCGACTGGAAAAAACGCGGCGCTCCGCTGAACCAGCCCGTCACCGACGACGCCTACATCTTCCTGAGCGAAAAGTCGGGCTTCCGTGTGCCCAACATGTTCCTCCCGCCGTTTGCGCAGAACCACGGCAACTACATCATCAGCCTGGGCAACCTGACCAAGTGGCTGGGCGAACAGGCCGAAGCCCTGGGTGTGGAAATCTTCCCCGGCTTTACGGCCGCTGAAGTGCTCTACAACGACAACGGCTCCGTCAAGGGCGTGGCCACGGGCAACATGGGTATTGGCAAGGACGGCGAGCCCACCGAGAACTTCCAGCTCGGCATGGAGCTGCTGGGCAAGTACACCGTGTTTGCCGAAGGCGCACGCGGCCACCTGGGCAAGCAGCTGATTGCCAAGTTCCACCTCGACAAAGACCGCGACCCGCAAAGCTTCGGCATCGGCGTGAAGGAGCTGTGGGAGATTGACCCCAAGAAGCACCAGCCCGGCTTTGTGATGCACACCGCTGGCTGGCCCATGGAGAACGACACCTACGGCGGCGCCTTCCTGTACCACCTGGAGGGCAACAAGGTGGCCCTGGGCTTCGTCACCGGCCTGGGTTATGCCAACCCCTACCTGAGCCCGTTCGAGGAATTCCAGCGCTGGAAGACACACCCCAACGTCCGCTACTACTTCGAAAACGAAAAGGGCGAGATCACGGCCAAGCGCCTGTCCTACGGCGCACGTGCCATCAACGCCAGCGGCATCAACGCCCTGCCCAAGACGGTGTTCCCGGGCGGCGCACTGGTGGGCTGCAACGCGGGCTACCTGAACGTGGGCCGCATCAAGGGCAGCCACGCCGCCATCAAGACCGGCATGCTGGCCGCCGAAGCCGCTTATGACGCCGTGGTGGCAGGCCGCCAGCACGACGAACTGACGGCCTACCCCGAAGCCTTCGAAAAGAGCTGGCTGCACACCGAGCTGAACAAGGACCGCAACTTCAAGAACTGGTTCAAGTACGGCCTGACCACGGCCACGCTGATGAACGGCTTTGAGCAATTCGTGCTGCGCGGCCACATCCCCTGGACGCTGCACCGCGACAAGCCCGACCACGCGTACCTGAAGCCTGCGGCCGAGTGCAAGCCCATCGTCTACCCCAAGCCCGATGGCAAGCTCACGTTTGACCGCCTCTCCAGCGTGTTCATCAGCAACACCAACCACGAAGAGAACCAGCCCGCCCACCTCACGCTCAAGGACCCGAGCGTGCCGGTCAACATCAACCTGGCCAAGTACGCCGGCCCCGAGGCACGCTACTGCCCGGCGGGTGTGTACGAGTTTGTGCCCGACACGACCAAGGGCGGCGATGCCCAGCGCCTGCAGATCAACGCGCAAAACTGCGTGCACTGCAAGACCTGCGACATCAAGGACCCCACGCAGAACATCGTGTGGGTCACGCCGGAAGGCGGCGGTGGCCCGAACTACGCGGGCATGTAA
- a CDS encoding hydantoinase B/oxoprolinase family protein has product MTTMTPQTHTPRWQFWIDRGGTFTDIVAKRPDGSLTTHKLLSENPEQYKDAAVAGIRHLLGLKPGESVTPALVECVKMGTTVATNALLERKGEPTLLVTTRGFRDALRIAYQNRPRLFDRHIQLPELLYTEVIEARERMGAHGGVLQNLDEATLRGDLLAAYGRGLRSVAIVFMHGYRYTQHEQAAKRIAQEVGFTQISTSHETSPMMKFVSRGDTTVVDAYLSPILRRYVEQVASEMPGVKLFFMQSSGGLTDAGTFQGKDAILSGPAGGIVGMARTAGLAGHEKVIGFDMGGTSTDVSHYAGAFEREFETHVAGVRMRAPMMSIHTVAAGGGSVLAYDGARFRVGPESAGANPGPVSYRRGGPLAVTDANVMVGKVQPRYFPSMFGPAANETLDADAVRARFEEIATQTQRKPEEVAEGFIQIAVQQMANAIKKISVARGYDVTRYTLQCFGGAGGQHACLVADALGMSRVFVHPLAGVLSAYGMGLADQTVIREQAVEMPLAAESLPLIAERLDTLGAAAQAELERQQVSTNPVQVRHNVHVRYEGTDSALVVPFGDMASIQAAFEAAYRQRFAFLMAGKGLVVEAVSVEAMIAGDAPAEPRLPVHPHRKHPQREVVQMYSGGAWHDAALVVREDLHPGDVIPGPAIIAEKNTTTVVEPGWSARLTDLDHLVLDRVTARKVQYAAGTTVDPVLLEVFNNLFMNIAEQMGLQLQNTAYSVNIKERLDFSCALFDAAGNLIANAPHMPVHLGSMGESIKTVIRENAGKMHPGDVYMLNDPYHGGTHLPDVTVITPVYVAEGNEPTFYVGSRGHHADIGGTTPGSMPPFSTRIDEEGVQINNVKLVDRGIFLEEEVRTLLATGGGTTPYPSRNPQQNLADLRAQIAANEKGVQELSKMVDQFGLDVVQAYMRHVQDNAEESVRRVITQLKDGSFTLPLDNGAQISVSVKVNVAERSAVIDFAGTSPQQMNNFNAPRAVCMAAVLYVFRTLVDDDIPLNAGCLKPLQVIIPQGSMLNPNPPASVVAGNVETSTCITNALFGALGVMAGSQPTMNNFTFGNAQYQYYETIAGGSGAGAVLDASGRAVRGFDGTSVVQTHMTNSRLTDPEVLEFRFPVVLDSYEIQRGSGGAGRWAGGDGGVRRVRFLEAMTASILSNGRLNPAFGMAGGQPGKPGANRVLRANGQVEELGHIGAALMEPGDVFEIATPGGGGFGECVTS; this is encoded by the coding sequence ATGACCACCATGACACCCCAAACGCACACCCCACGCTGGCAGTTCTGGATCGACCGGGGCGGCACGTTCACCGACATCGTGGCCAAGCGGCCCGATGGCTCCCTGACCACCCACAAGCTGTTGTCCGAGAACCCCGAGCAGTACAAGGATGCCGCCGTGGCGGGCATCCGCCACCTGCTGGGCCTGAAGCCTGGCGAGTCCGTCACGCCCGCGCTGGTGGAGTGCGTGAAGATGGGCACCACGGTGGCCACCAACGCACTGCTGGAGCGCAAGGGCGAGCCCACGCTGCTGGTCACCACACGCGGCTTTCGCGATGCACTGCGCATCGCGTACCAGAACCGCCCGCGCCTGTTTGACCGCCACATCCAGCTGCCCGAGCTGCTCTACACCGAAGTCATCGAGGCCCGCGAACGCATGGGCGCCCATGGTGGCGTGCTGCAGAACCTGGACGAAGCCACTTTGCGCGGTGACCTGCTGGCCGCCTATGGTCGCGGGCTGCGCAGCGTGGCCATTGTGTTCATGCACGGCTACCGCTACACGCAGCACGAGCAGGCGGCCAAGCGCATCGCCCAGGAAGTGGGCTTCACGCAAATCAGCACCTCGCACGAAACCAGCCCCATGATGAAGTTCGTGAGCCGGGGCGATACCACGGTGGTCGATGCCTACCTGTCGCCCATCCTGCGCCGCTACGTGGAGCAGGTGGCCAGCGAGATGCCGGGCGTCAAGCTGTTCTTCATGCAGTCCTCGGGGGGGCTCACCGATGCGGGCACGTTTCAGGGCAAGGACGCGATCCTGTCCGGCCCTGCAGGAGGCATCGTCGGCATGGCGCGCACGGCGGGCCTGGCTGGGCACGAAAAGGTCATCGGCTTCGACATGGGCGGCACCTCCACCGATGTGAGCCACTACGCCGGGGCCTTCGAGCGCGAGTTTGAGACCCACGTGGCGGGCGTGCGCATGCGCGCTCCCATGATGAGCATCCACACGGTGGCGGCGGGCGGTGGCTCGGTGCTGGCCTACGATGGCGCCCGTTTTCGCGTGGGCCCCGAGAGCGCCGGCGCCAACCCCGGCCCCGTGAGCTACCGCCGTGGCGGCCCCCTGGCTGTGACCGATGCGAACGTGATGGTGGGCAAGGTGCAGCCCCGTTATTTCCCCAGCATGTTCGGCCCCGCAGCCAACGAAACGCTGGACGCTGACGCGGTGCGCGCCCGCTTTGAAGAGATTGCGACGCAGACCCAGCGTAAGCCCGAAGAAGTGGCCGAAGGCTTCATCCAGATTGCCGTGCAGCAGATGGCCAACGCCATCAAGAAGATCAGCGTGGCGCGCGGCTATGACGTGACGCGCTACACCCTGCAGTGCTTTGGTGGTGCAGGCGGCCAGCATGCTTGCCTGGTGGCCGATGCGCTGGGCATGTCGCGCGTGTTCGTGCACCCCTTGGCTGGTGTGCTCAGCGCCTACGGCATGGGCCTGGCCGACCAGACCGTGATCCGCGAGCAGGCGGTGGAGATGCCGCTGGCGGCTGAATCTCTGCCCTTGATCGCCGAGCGCCTGGATACGCTGGGCGCTGCCGCGCAGGCCGAGCTGGAGCGCCAGCAGGTCAGCACCAACCCCGTGCAGGTGCGCCACAACGTGCATGTACGCTACGAGGGCACGGATTCGGCCCTGGTCGTGCCGTTTGGCGACATGGCCAGCATCCAGGCAGCCTTTGAGGCCGCCTACCGCCAGCGCTTTGCCTTCCTCATGGCCGGCAAGGGCCTGGTGGTGGAGGCCGTGTCGGTCGAAGCCATGATTGCCGGTGACGCCCCTGCCGAGCCGCGCCTGCCCGTGCACCCACACCGCAAGCACCCGCAGCGCGAGGTGGTCCAGATGTACTCGGGCGGCGCCTGGCACGACGCGGCCCTGGTGGTGCGCGAGGACCTGCACCCCGGCGACGTGATTCCCGGCCCCGCCATCATTGCCGAGAAGAACACCACCACCGTGGTGGAACCCGGCTGGTCTGCACGCCTGACCGACCTGGACCACCTGGTGCTGGACCGCGTGACCGCCCGCAAGGTGCAGTACGCCGCAGGCACCACCGTGGACCCGGTGCTGCTGGAGGTGTTCAACAACCTGTTCATGAACATTGCCGAGCAGATGGGGCTGCAACTGCAGAACACGGCCTACTCGGTGAACATCAAGGAGCGGCTGGACTTCAGCTGCGCGCTGTTCGACGCGGCAGGCAACCTGATCGCCAACGCGCCCCACATGCCCGTGCACCTGGGGTCCATGGGCGAGAGCATCAAGACCGTGATCCGCGAGAACGCGGGCAAGATGCACCCGGGCGACGTGTACATGCTCAACGACCCGTACCACGGTGGCACCCATCTGCCGGACGTGACGGTGATCACCCCGGTGTACGTGGCCGAGGGCAACGAACCCACGTTTTATGTGGGCAGCCGGGGCCACCACGCGGACATTGGCGGCACCACGCCAGGTTCCATGCCTCCGTTCTCCACGCGCATCGACGAGGAGGGCGTGCAGATCAACAACGTGAAGCTGGTGGACCGGGGCATCTTTCTGGAAGAGGAAGTGCGCACCCTGCTGGCCACGGGCGGCGGCACCACGCCATACCCCAGCCGGAACCCGCAGCAGAACCTGGCCGACCTGCGTGCACAGATCGCGGCGAACGAAAAGGGCGTGCAGGAGCTGTCGAAGATGGTAGACCAGTTTGGTCTGGATGTTGTGCAGGCCTACATGCGCCACGTGCAGGACAACGCCGAAGAGTCCGTGCGCCGTGTGATCACGCAGCTCAAGGACGGCAGCTTCACCCTGCCGCTGGACAACGGCGCACAGATCAGCGTGTCGGTCAAGGTCAATGTGGCCGAGCGCAGCGCGGTCATCGACTTTGCAGGCACCAGCCCGCAGCAGATGAACAACTTCAACGCCCCGCGTGCCGTGTGCATGGCGGCCGTGCTGTATGTGTTCCGCACGCTGGTGGACGACGACATCCCGCTCAACGCCGGTTGCCTCAAGCCCCTGCAGGTGATCATTCCGCAAGGCTCCATGCTCAACCCCAACCCGCCGGCCTCGGTGGTGGCGGGCAATGTGGAGACCTCCACCTGCATCACCAACGCGCTGTTTGGCGCATTGGGCGTGATGGCGGGCAGCCAGCCCACCATGAACAACTTCACCTTTGGCAATGCGCAGTACCAGTACTACGAAACCATTGCCGGTGGCAGCGGTGCGGGTGCGGTGCTGGACGCCTCGGGCCGTGCGGTGCGCGGCTTTGACGGCACCAGCGTGGTCCAGACCCACATGACCAACTCGCGCCTCACCGACCCCGAGGTGCTGGAGTTCCGCTTCCCGGTGGTGCTCGACAGCTACGAGATCCAGCGCGGCTCGGGCGGTGCAGGCCGCTGGGCGGGCGGGGACGGTGGCGTGCGGCGCGTGCGTTTCCTGGAGGCGATGACGGCCAGCATCCTGTCCAACGGGCGACTGAACCCCGCCTTTGGCATGGCGGGCGGCCAGCCCGGCAAGCCCGGTGCCAACCGCGTGCTGCGTGCCAACGGCCAGGTGGAGGAGCTGGGCCACATTGGCGCGGCACTGATGGAGCCGGGCGATGTGTTCGAGATCGCCACCCCCGGCGGTGGCGGCTTTGGCGAATGTGTCACGTCCTGA
- a CDS encoding thioesterase family protein codes for MKIEIPEVKKLVFEMRFPVRWGDMDAMGHVNNTVYFRYLETARIEWMVSVGCNPDPRGQGPVIVNAFCNFYKQLEYPADVLLKLYVSDPGRTTFETWGTMERVAQPGVICAAGGATTIWVDFPQQKAAPLPDWMRALVTAG; via the coding sequence ATGAAGATCGAAATCCCTGAGGTCAAGAAGCTGGTCTTTGAAATGCGGTTCCCGGTGCGCTGGGGCGACATGGATGCAATGGGCCATGTCAACAACACCGTGTACTTCCGCTACCTCGAAACCGCGCGCATCGAGTGGATGGTGTCGGTGGGCTGCAACCCCGACCCGCGCGGGCAGGGGCCGGTCATCGTCAATGCGTTCTGCAACTTTTACAAGCAGCTCGAATACCCGGCGGACGTGCTGCTCAAGCTTTACGTGAGCGACCCGGGCCGCACCACGTTCGAGACCTGGGGCACGATGGAACGCGTGGCCCAGCCGGGCGTGATCTGTGCGGCGGGCGGTGCCACGACGATCTGGGTGGATTTTCCGCAGCAGAAGGCGGCACCGCTGCCGGACTGGATGCGGGCGCTGGTGACGGCGGGTTGA